aggaatacaatacgaggtttattgcttaaacattaaactttgtagataagacatcgccataatcatttgaatgttattgtgattatgtatgggtacgaggtgaggatttcatcctagtgaacaatgttttacatgtgttataagaaagtaagttcataaacttgtttgtggaccgaactTCTGCAGAAAGACTGTCACATTTCGCTGATGTCAATCTTGAAGTGATTTCCTCAAAGAACGTCCCATGTATCGTTGTATTTGGGGCAGTGTATTGGGCATTAAAATGGTCCAGAATGATCTGAATGACCTGGTCTTTATCACTGGCCCAGTTGTTTTGATGATCCTGTAATTACTTTATGTTGTTACAGCTTCGGTGGATGGTTTCCTTTGTATGGAAGAAAGTCGTATTATTGTCACCAGATTGGAGCCACTGAATTCTGGATTTTTGCTGCCAGTATGTTGCATGTCATTGGAGTAATGTGAGGTGGTGATTGTGAAGCTCTTTGTCACGTGTATCCAGAAATTTAGTTCCTCGCCGGTGTGAATAGCGCACTGTTGTTGATCCCTTCGAATTTTTGTCGTTGATTTTTTAATTAATGTTGGAAGGTGACCAAAAGTGTTCTTGTTCCATTCCATCAGAGTTTGTTCCGTTGTGATTAATCTGAGCTGAAGGTCTAGAGCAGAGTCTGAGTCACTTTGTTGCGTCCATGCTGATTCGATAATCTGCTTGAGTTGTGGATTGTAAGCCATAGATGTTCAAACTTGTAGTTTTTTTGTCCTTGCCAATCGATTGCTTTGGTGTGCAGTAGGATGGGAGCATGATCCGAAGCAATCCTCGAGAGGTGAGTAACTCCTGCATGAGGATATGCTGTTCGCCAATGTTGGGTTGAAATTTCCCTTTCAAGCCGTTCCATTATGTTGTCTTTCCCATGTTGGTTGTTTGTCCAGGTGAATGGATCCCCTCGAAATCCTAAATCATCGTTAGAAATGGCTGGATTTGACTATAAGTGATTTGTGTTCCTCCATTTTTTCCGATTaatccattatgtcattaaaatcTCCTATCAGCAGCCATTCCGTTGATATGTTGATATTGGGGAATATTGTTGGGAAATCTTGCCAAAAATCCGTTCTCGCATCCGGGTGTGGCTGTCCGTATATACCTGTGCAGAGCCATGGTTGGGCGGGGGGTGGAGGTTTGATAAGGACGTGGATGTAGCTTTGGGATTGTAATAGCACTTGAATGTTTAGGCTGTTCTACATGAGGCAGAGTCCTCCTCGTCGACCCACTTTGGGAAAAGAGGTTAGGTTTTGATACTGAAGAGACTGAGCAATACTTGACATGTTACGATCATTGGCTAAAATTTCAGAGAGAAATAAGATATCAGGTTTATATAGTTAAACTAGTCCTTTTAAATGTTGCATCGTTGGTTGATTGTTGATGCCTTGAAAATTCCAAGCTAGGATGTTCATGATGTGGTTTAATAATTTATGGGAGTGGGATTAAAATTTTGGGAAATTGGAGAAGGCCTAGCTCAAATGATTAAGGTGGTTATTTTAGGAGAGCTGAGATGAAATGCACGGGACTTTGAAAGGTTGATATGTTAAGAAATTGAGTTTGGAAATGGGCTTTTGAGATGGTCTCGGTTATCAGATTTAGGGGTGAGCATGGACCagtatggaccggttttcaccacatccgcatccaatccaatacattacggatttcaaatttggcatccacatccaatccacatccaacggatttgcatcaAATGGATAcacggatggacggattggataTGGATAATCcgatggatttgttttagttaaaatttataataaagaaaataaagccacACAAATGTCTCCTCACAGAACATACATATCATATATTTGTATAAGAAGATAAAAATGCCATGTGCAACACCCCAAGCAAACACCTTAAGAATTCCTAAATGATCCATAATATTTTTTTGAACTATATAAATGCacttaatttaacggatatggatgtccaacggatttttaaAAACGCATCCGGGCCCGatccgtaatccgttggatttcaaaaattccatccacATCCAATCCATTAACGAACGGTTAGGGCATCCATCCGCAAATGAACAGTTagtcccggttaaatccgcggattatgggccaaatgctcacccctaatcAAATTAATAAGGAACAAAGTACAGAATTTTTAGGAACCATAAATAAGGTTCGATTGGCCCAATCGTGTGGGCTAAAACAAAGAGGAATAGATTGTTGTTATAAGCTTAGTTTAGGTGAATGTTATTGAAGATGGTTGGGAAATGGGTTTTGTCGCGGGTTTAGATAGGATAAAAAGGTGTGCCTAATGAGGACTTTGCTGTTTAGTCCTTTAAACCCGTCCGGGTTATTGGCTAGTCCAGCGGCAAAATATATTTACTCCCtaatccaaaaaagttttgaaaagagtaaaattactctactaatcctaacatataatattacgtatattaatacatatgttactacatatgtagtatgtagtatacttagTTACTAGTATGCTAGtatagtaatatgttatatatcgtcaatatgtagtatgtagtaataacatatttagtatgtagtatactagtactagtagtaatatgttatatactgatactacatattaatatgttatatgttatatattaatactacatattaatatgtagtatcaatattaatatgtagtatcaatatataacatactacatatttaATATGtactatgttatatattgatatgtagtattaaTATGTTATGTTCAAcactgttatgttatgtattgatactacatattgatatgtagtatgttatatattgatggGATAATTAGAGTttagtactcaggttttgacaaacactaggctttggtctaacatttgtccaacgttagtgtTTGGTACCTGGACCAGACATGGACCAGAGTTGACTCTCCTAAGTGTTGACTCCTGTCAAGAAATTAATAAAATGTATATTGAATTAAATTTATTAAATAATATTACGATTATACCCTTCACCCTACTATTATTTACAGAGTAACCATTCCTATGTTATCCCTAATTCTTTTACCTCTCTTCCAAACGAAAACCAGCAAACCCATCTTTGATTGCCGTAGATGAATGGCAGTAACACCCTTTCCAGCTTCAGATCCATACCCAGAAACAACACCTCAGAAACAACACCCCGGAAACAACCAatttcctaacattcatctaatttgTTTATAATACTCATTCAAAATCTTGACCGCATCAGAACAACACTCAGGCCACACCTCCCTACAATTCAGCTCAAATAGGAATTCTCCCATGAAATCTTCTAAATTCAGCAGCTTAAATACTCCCACCAACATTAACTTGTGGCACTAATTGTtctttaatttcatttaaaacatTACTGCAataacaacaccaccatctcctttAATTTGTTTCACTCAATTACTGCAGTCTAGCTGCAATTCATCTGCTACATCAACTCAGCACCACCACATTTTCTTCAACAGCATCATCAGCAACACACAAACGAGATCTCTCAATTTCAATTCAAAGTCCTCTAGCATCTCAAATCACTGAACCCTGCCTGACATACATTTCATCTCATCTAATTTGATTCATATCCACCCATCTTCAATTCCATTTTAAAATCAACTGCAACATTCAATTACAGAGGCAGCAGAAACCCATTATTCTCAAAgctataagaaccctaatttcactatGAATTCGAAATCAAATTAACCATCTCACTGCCAAATTCAAAATTAAATCAAACCCCAACTGCCAATTTCTTCAATGATTCTGAATACATCGTTTAACATCTCTTATCAACCCATGCACATCAACATCTCAAATCCTCTTCTCTCAAATCATCAAGCACCCACTTTTTCGATTAAACAACAATCCTTCAAATCACTTCTAAATAGGAACACCGAATTCAACACAGATTCATCGCTGATTTGTTTGAGTCTTCGTTATTGATCTCCTCCGTCGAAACCTGTCTTTAATCTCTGCAAACCCTAATTGTTTCTATTCTGTCTCTTCACCAATTCGAACAGTGTTGATTTATTCTCGAATTAACACAACCACATTCATGGCAGTGAGACCAACAAACATCTTCTAATAGTCAAGAAGAACTTCTTCCTCGAAATCAATTTGTAGCTTCAACAGAGagtagggagaagaagaagaagaagaagcaacgaAAAATTGAGAGTGATATAATATCGAGTTCTAGGGTTATAGAGAATAAGCCCACTTCACTTCAAGGGTACACTTGTAATCTCATtatttttatgatatttttattttataattttattaaagTGTGGTCATAAACAGTCAATGCAGGTCAACATttggtccaggtaccaagccctaacgttggacaaatgttagaccaaaaccTAATATTGACCAGAACCTCGGTACTAAACTCCAATTATCtctatattgatatgtagtatgttataaattgatatgtaatatgttatgtattgatactacatatcaaaaaattgttatgtattgatactacatatgttactactatactagtagtaactagtatagtagtatactagtatagcgTACtagtagtagtaactagtactatagtaaagtagttacctaatttactagtaacaaattAGTAGTAAGATATTTTTGTTGGTGCTAGTataacacatatcaatatgtaatatcaccgtattgatattactaatatgtaggaacatactactagtaacatttacatgtgttgataccaATTAGACCTGAAAGGGtattttaggcatttagaaaatacactttataatctccatgAAGTTTTTGGcctagagagtaaataatctagttcAAAAAACATGtatttggactagggagtaaatgtttttcacgtgtggactagccattaactgggtcatgaaaaattggactaaacaataatTTCTACATGCCTAATAGTGGATGTTGAATTGGATGTTAAGTGAATGTCGCAGGCTTAAACAAGAACCTATAAGTGAATGTCGCAGGCTTAAGTGAATTGGATGTTAAGTGAATGTCGAACTACTCAACATGATCGAACCCTTTATTTTTCAACCacccaagaaaataaaaaataaaataaagaaagaaaagagattaTGAAGATCAGGGAAAAGATTTATCAGAAGATTTGCAAGGTAGGTCAGTACTCTTATCTCCTCCTAAGATCATAAAACTAGAAATAACCGGATGATATCGACCTTATCATTAAAAATTGATATCGGAGCTTTCCAAATACTTGGTCGTGCGTGCTTATCTGGTCTGAGAACATCACCGATCACCATCTGGAGGTGTCATTTCAGCAAATAATTCACAGCTTTGAAAAACAAAGGTTTGGGGTAATAGAGAATCTCCACCCTGGATGCTACATGGGTGGGGGCTAATCATGCCAAGATCAGTGGTACAGTTTTTATTTAGAGAACAGCCAATGAGTGGTCGAAACGAGTCAAAACTTCATTGTCAATGATACATCCAACAAATTGGTATGTATATACATGTAAAACGTTCTTCGAAAATCACACCTGGAAGAAACAAAAGAGAACTTTAAAGTCAATCATGTTTCTGAAATTCTTATTCTTCTTGTTCTTGCAGTTCTCTTGGTTAATCCTAACATCATCAGCATCAACTCCATTACCCCAAGCAAAGCCTGGTTGCACTGCGGAATGCGGTGACCTTACCATTCCTTACCCGTTTGGCATAGGTCCAAACGAGAATGGGTGTTCGCTTACGGGAGTTGAAGCACTTCCTTACAACATTACATGTGATACCACATATGATCCTCCCAAACCCTTCATTGGAATCGGTAGAAACAATACTGCAGGTCTAGATCTTAGGGTCGAAGTTATAAGTATATCAAAAGCTGAATTTCGCGTTAAAAACTCGCCAGCTACAAGGTGTTATGAGTACGAAAGCGGTGAACTAACCCTAGATGAAGGTGCACGTGTAATGAATTTCAATGCAACTCCATTTACAGTTTCATATACGAAGAACAGATTTTTTGGTCTCGGTTGTGATACATTGGCTCTCATTTACGAACCGATTCTTAACTTTACAACAGATTGTAGTACAATATGCAAAACTTCGGCCAATATTATAGATGGGTCTTGTTCTGGGAGTGGATGTTGTCAAACAAAATTACCTAAAGGTGTAAAGGTTTTTGCAGGAGTGGTTATTTCAAGAAATACATCATCAGAATCTTTTTCTTTTGATCCTTGTAGCTATTCGTTTATAGGCGAGTCTGAGAATTATACATTCAGCGCTTCAGACTTGAAGGGTGGAAGTTTTTATGATAAAGCGAAAGATGTACCAGTTGTTCTTGATTGGGCAATAGGTACCAAAACTTGTGAAGAAGCGCAACAAGATATGTCTAGTTACGCATGCCAGAAGAACAGTACATGTAGCAATTCAGGCAAAGTTCCCGGATATCTTTGTACATGCATCGAAGGTTTTGAAGGGAACCCCTATCTCAGCCCTGGATGCCATGGTATGGAATAATAGAACACAAAAAACTACATAATTTCAATTCAGTGTTTTAATTTATATAGAATAGTGCTACGGTGACCTGTGGGAAATCCCGAAAAAGATAACTCCAGGCCCCACCAGAGGGTTTTAGGGGGACCGGTCAAGGTTCTCTTGCGGAATTTCCCACGGTAAAGATAGAGTTATTGATTTATGTTTGATGTACGTCTGTGTAATCTGTGGGTACATTAGTAGTTAGATACTTGGATTAGATAATTCTTTATATAATGAACAACGAAAATGCGTCTTAATGCCTGTGTGGGCTTAAATAGATGTAAATGAATGTGAGGATCAAAGCAACAAACGTTGCGAAGGAATTTGCACAAATACCATCGGAAGCTATGACTGCTCTTGTCCAAAAGGAAGCCACGGTGATGGCAAGATAAGTGGAACTGGATGCATTCGCGATAGAAAAGAATTTCCAATAATAATAGTTGCAGTTGGTATGTGATTTAATGACTTcttgacatatatatatatttcctaCCTAGTGATACTACTCAATCAGATTCATATTTATACATGGTAATGTTGATGCAGGTGTTGGCTTAGGGTTCTTATTTATGATACTAGCTGGCTCGTTCTTATATTTGAGGATAAGGAAAAGACAATTTAAGAGTCTTAACGATAAATTCTTTAACCAAAACGGCGGTCTGTTATTGAAACAGCACATTTCATCCTACGAAGGTGTTGTGGGGGCTACAAAAATCTTTTCAGCTGAAGAATTAGAAGCAGCAACCAACAATTATAGTGATGAATTGATTCTTGGTAGGGGAGGCTTTGGAACAGTTTATTTGGGAACTTTGTCAGACAAACGTAAAGTTGCCATTAAAAAGTCGAAAGTAATTGATAAGAGCCAAATTGAACAATTCATCAACGAGCTTGTTATCTTGGCTCAGGTTAATCATAGAAATGTGGTGAAGGTTTTGGGATGTTGTTTGGAAACTGAAGTTCCTTTGCTTGTGTACGAGTACATTTCTAATGGAACTCTCTTCCAACACATCCATAAAAAGGTGGAAGGGATGTCATCATCATTCTATGTGGATGGAATGTCATCGCAGTTCTCACTTTCTTGGAGAAATCGTTTGAAGATTGCAACCGAAAGTGCAGGAGCGCTCGCGTATTTGCACTCATCCACTTCTATACCCATCATTCATAGGGATATTAAGTCAGCCAATATACTCCTCGATGATAACTACACTGCAAAAGTATCGGATTTTGGAGCATCAAGGTTGAACACGTTGGGTGAAACCCAAATAGATACACTAGTTCAGGGGACATTGGGGTATTTAGATCCAGAATACTATCAAACAAGTTTATTGACAGATAAAAGTGATGTTTATAGCTTTGGTGTAGTTCTTGTCGAACTCTTAACAGGAGAAAAACCCATTTCTCTTAATCGACCACAAGCACAAAGAAGTCTTGCTTCATTTTTCCTATATGCCATGGAGAGAAATGATGTCTTTACGCTTATACAACCTCGAGTGGCAAATGAAGGGAATCACGGACCTATCATTGCAGTTGCGGAGCTTGCAAAGAGATGCCTGAACATGAAAGGTGGAGAACGACCAACGATGAAGGAAGTTGCTGCAGAGCTAGAAAGTTTGAGTAAACTAGAGTCATATCCATCAGGAGTTCATAATCAACCAATCTATGAAGAAGAGCCCAATGTTATTATTAGTGAGCCCATAGACCTCTATTCTGCACCAATAAACTCCAATATTTCCGGTGATTCTGGTCTATACAGTACGGACCAAGACATGTTCACGTCAACTACCATACTGCGATGATCGTACAAGTACGAGTTCTAAGACTTAAACCCCTTTAAGATTTGGAAATTgtcatttatatattttttaagtgTAATTTTGCTTGAAACAGTTGGGTTGGCTTTTTTTCCACAGCATCTTGTTGCTCTTAATCTTGATGTACGATTTGAATCTGTATCTGTTTGTAAAGACTACACAACTACATATTTTTCGATCTGCCAGATGtgcaatatgtgtgatttagagATTTAGAGTAAAACTATATCCGAACTAATAGACAAACAGACCCAGTAGAGAATAGGCCAACTTACTTGGAAGTTAGCTTAGAAGTACTCAGCTATTTTCTTATTTCTTAACTACTTACTTCAGGAAGTTTATATGTCCGGACGGCCGAGACCAACTTGGATAGAAGCTAGCCACTCATAAGTTTTCGTCTATTGGATCATTGTACTAATTCTTATGATATGCACAGTGGATACTAAAATAACACTGTGCCCCCAACGTGCATACGTCTAGTCTAGTAGTATATGGATATCCGCAGAACTCTACTAAACAATATACCAAAAGCTACTAGATCGAAAAGCCAAATTAACGGGCAGAACATGTCGACATCTTATCCACGATCCATTTAATTAATATATCAGTAGAAAATTGGTGTATAATGAACAGCCATATTTCTATCACAAAAAAGAAACAGAATGAATAATTTAGAATGGGAAAAACTCACTGAGGATAAATTAGCATCCTGGTCAGTACATTCCCGGCCGGCCAAGAACAGCCAAGCCGAAGTTAAGAAGCATGCATGTCTTATAGCCAGTTTGCTCGATCACCTTAATAAGTTAAGAAGCATGTCTCTTACCATTGCCATCAAAAGCTCTTAGAAAATTGTATACGTAAAACCAGTTAACCATACAGACTACGGTACCGAGGGATCATCTTCCGATTAAAAAAAGTCAGTACTGAGCCACCAGCTTAATTGATAGGGTTGTTAAATTTTTGGTACTTTAAGCTTAAATGCTGCGCCTTGCGCTGGTGCAACCCaacattttctttttcaattgcTCAATAAGGTGGCTTCTTACCTTGTCAACGCGGTATagaacaaattaaattcaaataATATACATCATCCATCTAATCATTAACTCTTCATTTCTTTTCCAATTGCTCAATAAGGTGGCTTCTTCAAGTTATCAACTCTTTGTCTGTTCCCCACTTGGTTTAATAGCAAGTATCCTTATATATACCGTGTGTATGCTCTCCTAAGAATTCAATTCAGTCTATTACTAGCAAAAAGCATAATAAGAATCAGATCAAATTTCCATCTCTATCATGTTTCTACAGATCTTATTGTTCTTGCATCTCTCAAGGCTTACCCTAACAACATCATCACCATTAACTCCATTGCCATTAACGAAGCCTGGTTGCCAAGCAAAATGCGGTGACTTCACAATTCCATACCCGTTTGGTATAGGTCCTAGCGAGAATGGGTGTTCCTTTACTGGAGATGGAGTACAGCGTTACAACATTACATGTGATACATCTTTTAACCCTCCAAAGCCGTGCCCACTTCAAAATCATCTCAGTCTCCACCACTGTCTCTTACCGTCTGCTCTCATGATGTCTGGCACAGCCGTCTTGATCATCCTGGACAAGCTATTTTAAATAATTTACGTTCCCACTCTTTAATTCAATGTAATAAACAACAGTCTACCAAGctttgtcattcttgtcaagttagtaaacatgttcgtctTCCTTTCTCTGACTCAAATTCTTTCACTTCTGCTCCATTTGATATtattcatagtgatttatggacTTGTCCTATACATATTGATACTGGTTTTCGCTATTATCTTATTTTGTTGGATGACTATACTAATTATCTATGGGTGTATCCCTTGAAGCTCAAATCTCAGGTCCACTCCAAATTCTTGGAGTTTCGGTCCTTTGTCAACACTCAATTTGAGCGAGATATCAAATGTTTTCAATCCGATATGGGACGTGAATTTGATAACTCTTCTTTTCATGATTTTTCTAAGAACTCTGGTTTAGTCTTTCGTTTCTCCTGTCCTCACACCTCATCTCAAAATGGGAAAGCGGAGCGTATGATTCGTCGTGTTAACGACATCACCCGCACTCTCATGTCCCATGCCTCTATCCCATACAAATATTGGGCCGATTCACTCCATATGGCCGTCTATCTCCATAACATCCTCCCTTCCGCCGTGCTTCACTTCGCCTCACCGGTGTCAATTCTCTATCAACGCCAACCGACGTATGATCACCTACGTACGTTTGGTTGCCTTTGTTATCCTAATTTGTCCGCCACCACTCCTCACAAGCTTTCCCCTCGGTCCTCTAGATGTGTTTTCCTTGGTTTCTCTCCTCATCATCGTGGCTATCGTTGCCTTGACCTAGCCACTAACAAAATTATCTTGTCTCGCCATGTAACGTTTGATGAAAACGTTTTTCCCTTCCGCACTTCTTCCGACCATCGCTCTCACAACCTCGAACCATCTACTCAATCCATTTCTCCTCATTTTCCACTCCCACTGGCTTACCCATCTCCTCCTTCTACCCAACCGTCGTCTCACCACCTCTACACTCCACCTCACCGCCGTCCACGGCGACCTTCTTGCGCTGTCCCATCTCCACCCATCTCCTGTTCTCCCTCTACCTGTCCGGCTCTCCCACACACGGACACATTACCCAGCAACTATGATTCCCCTGCTCAGCCCAGCGTTTCCCCCTCTTCTGCCAGGCCCATTTCTTCTCCCTCTCTTACCCAGCCCAACTCACCTAACTCTGCGTCTCATCCCAGCTCTTCTCACTCTGCTGTTCCTCCGTCTTCACCCGCTCCGGCCCAGCAAGCCCAACAACTCATCCCATCCTTTAACTCCCCCTCAAACCCAGAAGTACCTTCCCTGTCCGACAACAACCCCCCACCTCCCTCCCCCCCGAGCAACACTCCTGCTGCTCCCTCTCGCCCTGCCACTCGGGCCTCTCATGGGATTTTCCGTCCCTCCAACAAGCTCAATCTCCACGTTCAAACTCGAAACCGCATCTCCACCCTCCCCAAATCTCACCTATATGCTCTTAGGGACCCAAACTGGAAGAAAGCCATGATAGATGAATATATTGCAATGTTGAAAACTCACACTTGGGATCTAGTGTCGAGACCTCTTGGTGCTCATATCATTCGATCCATGTGGCTATTCCGTCACAAGTTTCATGCAGATGGCACTTTGGAACGTCACAAATCCCGCCTTGTCACTAACGGTAAATCACAACAAGTTGGTGTTGATTGCTTTgagacgtttagtccggttgttaagccCGCAACTATCCGCACAGTTCTCACCATTG
This is a stretch of genomic DNA from Papaver somniferum cultivar HN1 chromosome 1, ASM357369v1, whole genome shotgun sequence. It encodes these proteins:
- the LOC113306308 gene encoding wall-associated receptor kinase 5-like codes for the protein MFLKFLFFLFLQFSWLILTSSASTPLPQAKPGCTAECGDLTIPYPFGIGPNENGCSLTGVEALPYNITCDTTYDPPKPFIGIGRNNTAGLDLRVEVISISKAEFRVKNSPATRCYEYESGELTLDEGARVMNFNATPFTVSYTKNRFFGLGCDTLALIYEPILNFTTDCSTICKTSANIIDGSCSGSGCCQTKLPKGVKVFAGVVISRNTSSESFSFDPCSYSFIGESENYTFSASDLKGGSFYDKAKDVPVVLDWAIGTKTCEEAQQDMSSYACQKNSTCSNSGKVPGYLCTCIEGFEGNPYLSPGCHDVNECEDQSNKRCEGICTNTIGSYDCSCPKGSHGDGKISGTGCIRDRKEFPIIIVAVGVGLGFLFMILAGSFLYLRIRKRQFKSLNDKFFNQNGGLLLKQHISSYEGVVGATKIFSAEELEAATNNYSDELILGRGGFGTVYLGTLSDKRKVAIKKSKVIDKSQIEQFINELVILAQVNHRNVVKVLGCCLETEVPLLVYEYISNGTLFQHIHKKVEGMSSSFYVDGMSSQFSLSWRNRLKIATESAGALAYLHSSTSIPIIHRDIKSANILLDDNYTAKVSDFGASRLNTLGETQIDTLVQGTLGYLDPEYYQTSLLTDKSDVYSFGVVLVELLTGEKPISLNRPQAQRSLASFFLYAMERNDVFTLIQPRVANEGNHGPIIAVAELAKRCLNMKGGERPTMKEVAAELESLSKLESYPSGVHNQPIYEEEPNVIISEPIDLYSAPINSNISGDSGLYIGLAFFPQHLVALNLDVRFESVSILLFLHLSRLTLTTSSPLTPLPLTKPGCQAKCGDFTIPYPFGIGPSENGCSFTGDGVQRYNITCDTSFNPPKPCPLQNHLSLHHCLLPSALMMSGTAVLIILDKLF